In Bacillus solimangrovi, the DNA window TTAGCGCCAACCTAGCGTGTTAAGATTAAGGATGTAATCAAAATTAAAAGAAATGACTCCTCATGACTGTCCTTTAAGTAGATAATACGTTGGCTACAAGTCAATTGGCTAGGTTACTCAAGGTTTTTAGTCAGACGTTCGATTGTCGCTTAGCCGTTCAAAGCTGTCAGGAGAAGGAAGACGAGAAAAGTCAGCAAATATTAACAAAGTTAACTACTAGCAAATTGTTTTGAAAATATAGTAGCTTTAAATATTTTAGACCAGTAGAGAGATAAACTGCTGGTCTTCTTAAGTATTTTATAGTAGATAATAGGATTATGTTCAAGTATTGAATGGTTTCAAACAATGAAGCAATACTAAAATAAATAGCAGAGTACAGGGCTGTAATGTTACTGATCAAAACAACCTTTTCTAAGGAAATTATATTATTACTATAGATATGGTGTTAACTGGTTGATATCATCTTTTATTTGTTATAAAATTAGAATGAGAATAAAATGAGAATTAAAGATTGACCTTTTCCTTAACGGGTATACAATAGAAACATGAATTAGGATTAAATGGAGGTAAATGTTATGTCATCAACATTAAAAATTCAAGATCTTCATGTTGAGATCGACGGTAAAGAAATTCTTAAAGGTGTAAACTTAGAAATCAATGGCGGAGAGATTCATGCAATTATGGGTCCTAACGGTACTGGTAAATCAACGTTAGCTTCTGCAATTATGGGTCATCCTAAATACGAAATTACTAAAGGTTCAGTTACTTTAGATGGTGAAGACGTACTTGAGATGGAAGTTGACGAGCGTGGACGCGCAGGTCTTTTCCTTGCTATGCAGTATCCGAGTGAAATCAGTGGTGTAACAAACGCAGATTTCTTACGTTCTTCAATTAATGCTCGTCGTGAAGAAGGCGAAGAAATTCAATTGATGAAATTCATCAAATCAATGGATAAAACAATGGATTTCTTAGAAATGGATCCGAATATGGCACAGCGTTATTTAAATGAAGGCTTCTCTGGTGGTGAGAAGAAGCGTAATGAAATTCTTCAATTGATGATGCTAGAACCGAAAATTGCAATTCTTGATGAAATTGATTCTGGATTAGATATTGATGCACTAAAAGTTGTATCAAAAGGTATTAATGAAATGCGTGGAGATGATTTTGGCTGTTTGATCATTACTCACTAC includes these proteins:
- the sufC gene encoding Fe-S cluster assembly ATPase SufC codes for the protein MSSTLKIQDLHVEIDGKEILKGVNLEINGGEIHAIMGPNGTGKSTLASAIMGHPKYEITKGSVTLDGEDVLEMEVDERGRAGLFLAMQYPSEISGVTNADFLRSSINARREEGEEIQLMKFIKSMDKTMDFLEMDPNMAQRYLNEGFSGGEKKRNEILQLMMLEPKIAILDEIDSGLDIDALKVVSKGINEMRGDDFGCLIITHYQRLLNYITPDKVHVMMQGRVVKSGGTELAERLEAEGYDWIKQELGIEDETVGQEA